In the Pseudomonas sp. ADAK2 genome, one interval contains:
- a CDS encoding DUF2790 domain-containing protein, giving the protein MKYAMLASLMMFSVYASAHDGAHSTASAPEPEQYNYSESERLDIAKVIDITTVEDTQNACGPVDAHMVYVDHKGTTHDLQYKILGGACQNG; this is encoded by the coding sequence ATGAAATATGCAATGCTCGCCTCACTCATGATGTTTAGCGTTTACGCTTCAGCCCATGATGGCGCCCACAGCACTGCCTCTGCCCCTGAACCTGAGCAGTACAACTATTCCGAATCCGAACGTCTGGATATCGCCAAGGTCATCGACATCACTACGGTCGAAGACACTCAGAACGCTTGTGGCCCAGTGGACGCACACATGGTGTACGTCGATCACAAGGGTACAACGCACGACCTGCAATACAAGATACTGGGTGGTGCCTGCCAGAATGGTTAA